The following nucleotide sequence is from Endozoicomonas sp. GU-1.
CCAATATGGAAGAGGTGCGGGCAAGAGGCGGGCAGCTGTTTGTCTTTGCGGATAAACAGGCCAACCTGACCGAGACCGAAGGTGTCCGGGTTCTGCCCGTGGACGAGGTGCCGGAAGTGGTTGCCCCGATTCTTTACACCATTCCCCTGCAGCTGCTCTCTTATTATGTGGCGATTATCAAGGGTACCGATGTTGATCAGCCGCGCAACCTGGCCAAAAGTGTGACGGTTGAATAATTCGGGTATTTGGTGGCAGTAATGTTGTGGGCAAGTAATAAAGTATCATACTGAGTAATAAAGTATCATACCAAGTAATAAAGTTGCATACTGAAACCGTCCAGCGTTACCCTATGTTACTTGAGGGTTGGGCTGGACGGTTTTTGTTATGGCAAAAAAGCAGTACGGTAACTCAGAGGCGAAAAACCGGCGATGGATAAAAGAAGGCCGGGGCTCTGGTCGAGGCAAAGATTATAAACCTTGGTTGACGGTCAGGGATTTGCCATCAGAGGGTCGCTCTCACCGTGTCTTTGGTCACAAATCGCAACGAACTCATCACCTTTTATCTGATCTTGAGCTTGCCGTCTTTTTGCTGCTTGAGTGGTCTACCAAAACTACAGATATCAGAGAACAATTTCCTCTTCGTCTGGAAGATACCCTGTCCGTAGCCGTTGAGGCCGGTATTGCCCATCCATCTCTGCGTGGTGTCAATCAGATTATGTCGTCTGATTTTCTGGTGAATACTTCTGACAGGATAAATCCAAAATTTGTGCTTCAGGCAAAGTATGAAGAAGCGTTTCATGACACCAGAACCGTAGAGAAGCTGGAGCTTGAACGTCGTTACTGGATAAAGAAAAATGTTCCATGGATGCTGGTTACTGAAAAAGACATCCCGAAAGTCGTCTTTCAAAATATTGGCTGGTTATATCCTGCGCAACGGGATGAATTGGAAAGCCAAACAGTACTGGAAAGGGTGGATTTCTACACTCACCACTTCTACAAAAAGCCCCATGACCCTCTAATAGAAGTCGCAAAGCAGTTGGATATGGCCTATGACCTGCCAGCAGGGCAATCCCTTTTGGAAATCCGGCAACTCATGGCAAGACGCAGTTTGATATTCGATATCCTTATTCCACATACAAAGCTCAAATCTTCCGACCTCCGAGTTGGTAGAGCCGTTGTGTCAGAGGAGGTACAGAGTGTTTCGAGTCAATGAAGTGCTGCATTTCGACGCTGAGAAATATCGGGTGCTGAAACTGCTTCAGGATCATTTAGTCTGGATCAAAGTTGAAGATGAAGATGAAGTTTCGTTTCCTTCGCTAGTACTCCAGAATGAATTAGAAGCAGCCATTATTGATGAAACACTTACTCGCATAGATGACCCATATGAAGAACTTTCATACTTGTCCCCTGAGCAAGGGACAGCAGCATATGTAAAGCGCGAAAGCAACTATCAGCTAATAAAGCCATTGGTAAGTGCTCCGGATTTTTATGACCCGAAGGTCAGATCGCATATCATTCAGGCCATTATCAAAGAAAAGGGTTCTACCAAACAGACTCTGTACCGCCTGGCCAGACGTTACTGGCAACGCGGGCAAACGCCGAATGCTTTACTGCCTGACTATAAAAACTCCGGAGGTAAAGGAAAAAAGCGACACTCTTCTGGTAAGAAACTGGGAAGACCAAGAGAGTACACGCCGGGTGTTGGCGCGATTGTTGATGCTGAAGTTGAGAAGCTGTTTCGTATCGCGATTGACCGTTATGTACTCAATGAGAAAAAAAGGTCTTTTCCAGCAGCGCACCGGAAGTTTAAAACTCTTTATGAAAATTATTTTCCGGATACACCTGAGTCAGAAATACCTTCCCAATGGCAGATGATGCACTTCTTCAAGAGGGAGTATGACCAGGTTGAGAAGATCCAGAAACAAGCAACCAGGATTGAGTTCAATAAAGATATCAGACCCTTATCGGCAACCGCTAACACTCAGGTATTGGGGCCTGGGTCCAGGTTTGAGATAGATGCCACTATTGCTGATATCTATCTGGTGTCAGACAGTGACCGGGGAAATATTGTTGGACGACCAACAGTTTATCTTGTGATTGATGTTTTCAGTCGCATGATTGCCGGATTTTATGTTGGCTTTGAAGATGCCTCCTACGTTGCAGCTATGCAGGCTCTGGCCATGTCCATGACCGATAAAGTTGAGCTATGCAGGCAATTCGGTTTTGAAATTACGACAGATGACTGGCCAGTGGTTGGAGTACCTGATGCGATATTAGCTGACCGGGGAGAACTTTTAGGGTACCAGATCGAATCACTGGAGCGTAACTTTTCTGTCAGGATTGAGAATACGCCTCCTTATCGTGGTGACGCCAAGGGCATCGTCGAGAGAAGTTT
It contains:
- a CDS encoding TnsA endonuclease C-terminal domain-containing protein, with product MAKKQYGNSEAKNRRWIKEGRGSGRGKDYKPWLTVRDLPSEGRSHRVFGHKSQRTHHLLSDLELAVFLLLEWSTKTTDIREQFPLRLEDTLSVAVEAGIAHPSLRGVNQIMSSDFLVNTSDRINPKFVLQAKYEEAFHDTRTVEKLELERRYWIKKNVPWMLVTEKDIPKVVFQNIGWLYPAQRDELESQTVLERVDFYTHHFYKKPHDPLIEVAKQLDMAYDLPAGQSLLEIRQLMARRSLIFDILIPHTKLKSSDLRVGRAVVSEEVQSVSSQ
- a CDS encoding DDE-type integrase/transposase/recombinase, with product MFRVNEVLHFDAEKYRVLKLLQDHLVWIKVEDEDEVSFPSLVLQNELEAAIIDETLTRIDDPYEELSYLSPEQGTAAYVKRESNYQLIKPLVSAPDFYDPKVRSHIIQAIIKEKGSTKQTLYRLARRYWQRGQTPNALLPDYKNSGGKGKKRHSSGKKLGRPREYTPGVGAIVDAEVEKLFRIAIDRYVLNEKKRSFPAAHRKFKTLYENYFPDTPESEIPSQWQMMHFFKREYDQVEKIQKQATRIEFNKDIRPLSATANTQVLGPGSRFEIDATIADIYLVSDSDRGNIVGRPTVYLVIDVFSRMIAGFYVGFEDASYVAAMQALAMSMTDKVELCRQFGFEITTDDWPVVGVPDAILADRGELLGYQIESLERNFSVRIENTPPYRGDAKGIVERSFRSLQADFKPYAPGVVQGTTVKKRGGKNYRLDGKITITEFTEIILASILYHNQFHALEKYDRDSDIPSDLPMTPLSLWQWGVQHRTGRLRVVPEDALRVSLLPRTKATFSELGVCVFGVYYTSGEILKEGWLHRSSEVVRPETMDAAYDPRIADCIYLFPKQNTTKYWICNLTQRSRQFAGCSFWDVWQVTEQQKKTLAHSKLEADKKKRELEDLIEKKIKSAISLAPGSDHRSNAEKLSAIGENHRREKEAERQRTGYLPETKKKESAQVIPMTESAEDYSFPDHIDELFDEDD